A genomic segment from Sciurus carolinensis chromosome 1, mSciCar1.2, whole genome shotgun sequence encodes:
- the LOC124989792 gene encoding LOW QUALITY PROTEIN: alpha-enolase-like (The sequence of the model RefSeq protein was modified relative to this genomic sequence to represent the inferred CDS: inserted 4 bases in 3 codons), translating into MSILKIHAREIFDSRGNPTVEVDLCTSKGLFRTAVPSGASTGIYKALELPYNDKTRYMGKGVSEAVEHINKTTAPALVSKKLNVVEQEKIDELXIKMDGRENKSKFGANAILGVSLAVCKAGAVEKGVPLYRHIADLAGNSEVILPVRVFTVINGGSRAGNKLARQEFMILPVGASSFKEAMRGGAEVYHNLKNAIKEKXGKDATNVGDEGGSAPNILENKEAXELLENATGKAGDTDEVVVGMDAAASGFFRSGKYGLGFKCPDDASRRITPDQLAGLYESFLCNHRLVSTEDPFNQDDWEARQKVTSGAGIQGVGDDLTVTNPKRIAKVMGEKSCNRLLLRVNQIGSVTESLQVCRLAQSNGRGVLVSHCSGEAEDTFIADLVVGLCTGRIKTGAPCRSEHLAKCSQRLRIEEKLGDKAKFASRNFRNPLPLAKSAVGRRASAHGHQLTTRSFP; encoded by the exons ATGTCTATTCTCAAGATCCATGCCAGGGAGATCTTTGACTCTCGTGGAAATCCCACTGTTGAGGTTGATCTCTGCACCTCAAAAGGCCTCTTTAGAACTGCTGTGCCCAGTGGGGCCTCAACTGGTATCTACAAGGCCCTAGAGCTCCCGTACAATGATAAAACTCGCTACATGGGGAAGGGTGTCTCAGAGGCTGTTGAGCACATCAATAAAACTACCGCACCTGCCCTGGTTAGCAAGAAACTGAACGTTGTGGAGCAGGAGAAGATTGATGAAC TGATCAAGATGGATGGAAGAGAAAATAAGTCTAAGTTTGGTGCAAATGCTATCCTGGGGGTGTCCCTTGCTGTCTGCAAAGCTGGTGCTGTGGAGAAGGGGGTGCCCCTGTACCGCCACATTGCCGACTTGGCTGGCAACTCTGAAGTCATTCTGCCAGTTCGGGTGTTCACCGTTATCAATGGCGGGTCTCGTGCTGGCAACAAGCTGGCCAGGCAGGAGTTCATGATCCTCCCCGTGGGCGCTTCCAGCTTCAAGGAGGCCATGCGCGGTGGAGCAGAGGTCTACCACAACCTGAAGAACGCCATCAAGGAGA ACGGGAAAGATGCCACCAATGTGGGCGATGAGGGCGGGTCTGCCCCTAACATCCTGGAGAATAAAGAAGC GGAGCTGCTGGAGAACGCCACCGGGAAGGCTGGCGACACCGACGAGGTTGTCGTTGGCATGGACGCGGCCGCCTCCGGGTTCTTCCGATCTGGGAAGTATGGCCTGGGTTTCAAGTGTCCCGATGATGCCAGCAGGCGCATCACCCCTGACCAGCTGGCCGGCCTGTACGAGTCCTTCCTCTGCAACCACCGGCTGGTGTCTACTGAAGATCCCTTCAACCAGGACGACTGGGAAGCGCGGCAGAAGGTCACAAGTGGCGCCGGCATCCAGGGGGTAGGTGATGATCTCACTGTGACCAACCCCAAGCGCATCGCCAAGGTCATGGGCGAGAAGTCCTGCAACCGCCTCCTGCTCAGAGTCAACCAGATCGGCTCAGTGACCGAGTCCCTCCAGGTGTGCAGGCTGGCCCAGTCCAATGGCCGGGGCGTCTTGGTGTCTCATtgctctggggaggctgaggacacCTTCATTGCCGACCTGGTGGTGGGACTCTGCACTGGGCGGATCAAGACTGGTGCACCTTGCCGATCGGAGCACTTGGCCAAGTGCAGCCAGCGCCTCAGGATCGAGGAGAAGCTGGGTGACAAGGCGAAGTTTGCCAGCAGGAACTTCAGAAACCCCCTGCCCCTGGCCAAGTCAGCTGTGGGCAGGCGAGCCAGCGCCCACGGTCACCAGCTGACGACTAGATCCTTCCCCTGA